In Holophagales bacterium, one DNA window encodes the following:
- a CDS encoding sulfide/dihydroorotate dehydrogenase-like FAD/NAD-binding protein — protein MFPIVETRQLAPDVRLFRILAPRIARKREPGQFVIVRLHTDGERIPLTLADSDREAGTITLIVQGIGKTTKLMNSLGAGDAILDVAGPLGRASEVEKFGTVAVLGGGVGTAIAYPTAVAFKQAGNEVLTVLAGRTRELVILEDELRAVSDELVVTTDDGSYGRKGLVVDPLAEWLAAGRKIDRVLAIGPVPMMRAVAETTRPYGVPTIVSLNSIMVDGTGMCGGCRVVIDGKSQFACVDGPEFDAHRVDFAVLSQRNAMYRDAERASLGTFLADPEAELEKVRHSCHLLEAADRLPRDSDRAEVTR, from the coding sequence ATGTTCCCCATCGTCGAAACCCGCCAGCTCGCCCCTGACGTCCGCCTGTTCCGGATCCTCGCGCCGCGCATCGCCCGCAAGCGCGAGCCCGGGCAGTTCGTCATCGTCCGCCTGCACACCGACGGCGAACGGATCCCGCTCACCCTCGCCGACTCCGATCGCGAGGCCGGCACGATCACGTTGATCGTCCAGGGGATCGGCAAGACCACGAAGCTGATGAACTCGCTCGGCGCGGGCGACGCGATTCTCGACGTCGCCGGGCCGCTCGGGCGCGCCTCCGAGGTGGAGAAGTTCGGCACCGTCGCCGTGCTCGGCGGCGGCGTGGGAACGGCGATCGCCTATCCCACCGCGGTGGCCTTCAAGCAGGCCGGCAACGAAGTGCTCACGGTGCTCGCCGGCCGCACGCGCGAGCTGGTGATCCTCGAGGACGAGCTGCGCGCCGTCTCCGACGAGCTGGTGGTGACGACCGACGACGGCTCGTACGGCCGCAAGGGTCTGGTCGTCGATCCGCTCGCCGAGTGGCTCGCCGCCGGGCGCAAGATCGACCGCGTGCTCGCCATCGGCCCGGTGCCGATGATGCGCGCCGTGGCCGAGACGACGCGGCCCTACGGCGTGCCGACCATCGTCTCGCTCAACTCGATCATGGTCGACGGCACCGGCATGTGCGGCGGCTGTCGCGTGGTGATCGACGGCAAGAGCCAGTTCGCCTGCGTCGACGGGCCGGAGTTCGACGCCCACCGGGTCGACTTCGCCGTGCTCTCGCAGCGCAACGCCATGTACCGTGACGCCGAGCGTGCCTCGCTCGGCACCTTCCTCGCGGATCCGGAAGCCGAGCTCGAGAAGGTCCGGCACTCGTGCCACCTGCTCGAAGCGGCAGACCGTCTCCCGCGAGATTCCGACCGTGCCGAGGTGACGCGATGA
- a CDS encoding patatin-like phospholipase family protein: MRRPALRLPLVPVLGLALACGLAAAPPLRAQSRVDVRAAVPDEKPAAGPAPGVAAASDEPRRPRVALVLSGGGARGLAHVGVLQALEAMHVPVDLVTGTSMGAIVGGLYAAGTSPAELEALVHGLDWHALVDDRPDRRHLPYRRKVDDYNYLTRWELGVSRRGFRLPSGLVAGHRLGATLERLCLRALGTDDFDRLALPFRAIATDATTGEAIVLARGDLARALRASMAVPALFTPVELDGRLLVDGGVASNLPVDAARALGADVVIAVDLGKPLATQSRPDSIAGIVTRTLDFVSRRDVERALADVDLLVRPEVDEWGLLDFDAGPELVRRGAEATNAQAEALRRFAVDEATWQRYLARQRRAMPVVPLQTVVIDPGPGLPRAAVARAVHSRPGRALDPAELESDLNRLWELGEFERVTAALSPADPGRWELRITGERKALGPGLLRTGLSITSDLEGTSSFNMLGALTVTRLNRLGAELRTTAQIGQSPILAAELYQPLASSRIPFASLTVSGGESKVRLPFDDHLVQVRVWQQHVGFDLGLALGRYGEARLGLRHDSTSSRPFGEHSSGAPHDYRADVGYRANLVFDQIDRLNFPRRGVLAVAELHDADPSLGSDEEYRRLDLQSLAAWTTGRHTVVGIVHATSALGTTLPSSERVYLGGLFNLSGMPAGDVAGNYGGVASLIYLYRLGRLPSFGEGIYAGLSFEAGNAWERSRSARFDDLRTAWSVVFGADTVLGPLYLAHGRTAKGNDSFYLYLGRTF; encoded by the coding sequence ATGCGCCGACCTGCCCTCCGCCTGCCGCTGGTCCCCGTCCTCGGCCTCGCCCTGGCCTGCGGCCTCGCCGCCGCGCCTCCCCTTCGCGCTCAGTCGAGAGTCGACGTCCGAGCGGCCGTGCCCGACGAGAAGCCGGCAGCCGGCCCGGCCCCCGGGGTCGCTGCCGCGAGCGACGAGCCTCGGCGCCCGCGCGTCGCGCTCGTCCTCTCCGGCGGCGGAGCCCGCGGGCTCGCCCACGTCGGGGTCCTGCAGGCGCTCGAGGCGATGCACGTCCCCGTCGACCTGGTCACCGGCACGAGCATGGGCGCGATCGTCGGCGGCCTCTACGCCGCCGGCACCTCGCCGGCCGAGCTCGAGGCGCTCGTTCACGGTCTCGACTGGCACGCCCTGGTCGACGACCGCCCGGACCGCCGGCACCTCCCCTACCGCCGCAAGGTCGACGATTACAACTACCTCACCCGCTGGGAGCTCGGCGTCTCGCGCCGCGGCTTCCGGCTGCCGTCGGGGCTGGTCGCCGGCCATCGACTCGGAGCGACGCTCGAACGGCTCTGCCTGCGCGCCCTCGGGACCGACGACTTCGACCGCCTCGCGCTGCCCTTCCGCGCCATCGCCACCGATGCGACGACCGGCGAGGCGATCGTCCTCGCTCGCGGCGATCTCGCCCGCGCCCTGCGCGCCAGCATGGCGGTCCCGGCGCTCTTCACGCCGGTCGAGCTCGACGGCCGCCTGCTGGTCGACGGCGGCGTCGCGTCGAACCTTCCGGTCGACGCCGCGCGAGCGCTCGGCGCCGACGTGGTCATCGCCGTCGACCTGGGCAAGCCGCTGGCAACGCAGAGCCGGCCCGACTCGATCGCCGGCATCGTGACGCGCACGCTCGACTTCGTCAGCCGTCGCGACGTGGAGCGCGCGCTCGCCGACGTCGACCTGCTGGTGCGCCCCGAGGTGGACGAGTGGGGCCTCCTCGACTTCGATGCCGGCCCCGAGCTGGTGCGCCGCGGAGCGGAGGCCACGAACGCTCAGGCCGAGGCGCTCCGCCGCTTCGCCGTCGACGAGGCGACCTGGCAGCGCTATCTCGCTCGCCAGCGCCGCGCGATGCCGGTCGTGCCGCTGCAGACGGTGGTCATCGACCCGGGTCCCGGGCTGCCTCGGGCGGCGGTGGCCAGGGCGGTCCACAGCCGCCCGGGCCGGGCGCTCGACCCGGCCGAGCTCGAATCCGACCTCAACCGCCTCTGGGAGCTCGGCGAGTTCGAGCGGGTCACCGCCGCGCTGAGCCCCGCCGATCCCGGCCGGTGGGAGCTGCGCATCACCGGCGAGCGCAAGGCCCTGGGTCCCGGACTGCTGCGCACCGGCCTGTCGATCACCTCCGACCTCGAGGGGACGAGCAGCTTCAACATGCTCGGCGCGCTCACCGTGACCCGGCTGAACCGACTCGGCGCGGAGCTCCGCACGACGGCGCAGATCGGCCAGTCGCCGATCCTCGCCGCCGAGCTCTACCAGCCGCTCGCCTCGTCGCGCATCCCCTTCGCCTCGCTCACGGTGAGCGGCGGCGAGTCGAAGGTGCGCCTGCCGTTCGACGACCACCTCGTCCAGGTGCGGGTCTGGCAACAGCACGTCGGTTTCGATCTCGGCCTCGCCCTCGGCCGCTACGGCGAGGCACGCCTCGGTCTCCGCCACGACAGCACGAGCAGTCGCCCCTTCGGCGAACACTCGAGCGGCGCACCCCACGACTACCGGGCCGACGTCGGCTACCGGGCGAACCTGGTGTTCGATCAGATCGACCGGCTGAACTTCCCGCGTCGCGGCGTGCTCGCGGTCGCCGAGCTCCACGACGCCGATCCGTCGCTCGGCAGCGACGAGGAGTACCGGCGGCTCGACCTCCAATCGCTCGCCGCCTGGACGACCGGACGGCACACGGTCGTCGGCATCGTCCACGCAACTTCGGCGCTCGGCACGACCCTCCCGAGCTCCGAGCGGGTCTACCTCGGCGGCCTCTTCAACCTCTCGGGAATGCCGGCCGGCGACGTCGCGGGCAACTACGGCGGTGTCGCCTCGCTCATCTACCTCTATCGCCTCGGCCGCCTGCCGAGCTTCGGCGAAGGGATCTACGCCGGCCTCTCGTTCGAAGCGGGCAACGCCTGGGAACGCTCCCGCTCCGCGCGGTTCGACGATCTGCGAACGGCGTGGTCGGTCGTCTTCGGCGCCGACACCGTCCTCGGCCCGCTCTACCTCGCCCACGGGCGAACCGCCAAGGGGAACGACTCGTTCTACCTCTACCTCGGCCGGACGTTCTGA
- the pepE gene encoding dipeptidase PepE, with amino-acid sequence MRRLLLLSNSTSFGRGLLDHAAEELADFLAPCRRVAFVPFALADRDGYAERIRARLAALDLAVDAVADGAEGHRTLLEAEAVFVGGGNTFRLLSTLQRRGLLPLLAERARAGMPYVGSSAGTNLAGPTIRTTNDMPIVEPTSLDALGLVPFQINPHYLDPDPASTHMGETREQRLREFHEENATPVLALREGAWLRVEGGRARLGGLRGARLFRRGAAPEELLPGAALDRLLEG; translated from the coding sequence ATGCGACGTCTCCTGCTGCTCAGCAACTCCACCAGCTTCGGCCGCGGTCTCCTCGACCATGCGGCCGAGGAGCTCGCCGACTTTCTCGCGCCGTGCCGACGCGTCGCCTTCGTGCCCTTCGCCCTCGCCGATCGCGACGGCTACGCCGAGCGCATCCGCGCCCGTCTCGCGGCCCTCGATCTGGCGGTCGATGCCGTGGCAGACGGAGCCGAAGGGCACCGGACGCTGCTCGAGGCCGAGGCGGTCTTCGTCGGCGGTGGCAACACCTTCCGCCTGCTCTCGACACTCCAGCGCCGCGGGCTCCTGCCGCTGCTCGCCGAGCGAGCCCGGGCCGGGATGCCGTACGTCGGCTCCTCGGCCGGCACCAACCTCGCCGGTCCGACCATCCGCACCACGAACGACATGCCGATCGTCGAGCCGACGAGCCTCGACGCGCTCGGCCTCGTGCCGTTCCAGATCAACCCGCACTATCTCGATCCCGATCCGGCGTCGACCCACATGGGCGAGACCCGCGAGCAGCGCCTGCGCGAATTCCACGAGGAGAACGCCACCCCGGTGCTCGCGCTGCGCGAAGGAGCCTGGCTGCGGGTGGAGGGCGGTCGAGCCCGCCTCGGGGGCTTGCGCGGTGCGCGCCTGTTCCGGCGCGGCGCTGCCCCCGAAGAGCTCTTGCCGGGAGCCGCGCTCGACCGACTCCTCGAGGGATAG
- a CDS encoding OsmC family protein codes for MEITVSFPGGVAVAAQLPAHVVLTDQPAPLGEGSAPSPFDLFLASLATCAGFYALRFCQQREIPTDGMRLSLATERDPTSKRLAKIGIVLDLPAGFPERYREAVIRAMDQCAVKKAIVDPPAFDVVARPA; via the coding sequence ATGGAGATCACCGTCTCGTTTCCCGGCGGCGTCGCGGTGGCCGCGCAACTGCCGGCCCACGTCGTGCTCACCGACCAGCCGGCACCGCTCGGCGAGGGGAGCGCGCCGTCGCCGTTCGACCTCTTCCTCGCCTCGCTTGCCACGTGCGCCGGCTTCTACGCGCTGCGCTTCTGCCAGCAGCGCGAGATCCCGACGGACGGGATGAGGCTTTCGCTCGCCACCGAGCGCGACCCGACGAGCAAGCGACTGGCGAAGATCGGCATCGTGCTCGATCTGCCGGCGGGATTCCCGGAGCGCTATCGCGAGGCGGTGATCCGGGCGATGGACCAGTGCGCGGTCAAGAAGGCGATCGTCGATCCTCCGGCGTTCGACGTCGTCGCGCGACCGGCGTAG
- the gltA gene encoding NADPH-dependent glutamate synthase: MNPERPKLKDRIKLPRLPMPERPAEVRAHDFAEVNLGYDPQLAYGEAVRCLECASPKCVAGCPVGVKIHEFVELICQGDYLAAAAKLREDNALPAITGRVCPQEDQCEGVCLLGKRGAPLAIGNLERFVADYERQMGKLGLPPNAPPTGKKVAIVGSGPAGLSCAGDLVQRGHEVRVFEALHELGGVLVYGIPEFRLPKEIVRQDVDSLRAMGVQFETNVVVGRTVTVDELMQEEGYDAIFLATGAGLPRFLGVPGEHLNGVYSANEFLTRVNLMKAYKFPEADEPLYDCRGKDVAVVGGGNTALDSIRTALRLGAKHGYMLYRRSQKEMPGRAEEIHHAEQEGVEFQFLVNPVEFLGDEKGNLVAARCQRMELGEPDDSGRRSPVPIPGSEFDLPLSVAIIAVGTTANPIVQSTTPDLATTRKGYITADPETLRTSKPGVFAGGDIVTGAATVILAMGAGRKAAAGIHAYLSDPEASWG, from the coding sequence ATGAACCCCGAACGTCCGAAGCTCAAGGACCGCATCAAGCTGCCGCGCCTGCCGATGCCGGAGCGGCCGGCGGAGGTGCGGGCGCACGACTTCGCCGAGGTCAACCTCGGCTACGACCCGCAGCTCGCCTACGGCGAGGCGGTGCGCTGTCTCGAGTGCGCCAGCCCCAAGTGCGTCGCCGGCTGTCCGGTCGGGGTGAAGATCCACGAGTTCGTCGAGCTGATCTGTCAGGGCGACTATCTCGCCGCGGCGGCCAAGCTGCGCGAGGACAACGCGCTGCCGGCGATCACCGGCCGCGTCTGTCCGCAGGAGGACCAGTGCGAGGGCGTCTGCCTGCTCGGCAAGCGGGGAGCGCCGCTGGCGATCGGCAACCTCGAACGTTTCGTCGCCGACTACGAGCGGCAGATGGGCAAGCTCGGCCTGCCGCCCAATGCGCCGCCCACCGGCAAGAAGGTGGCGATCGTCGGCAGCGGCCCGGCGGGGCTCTCGTGCGCCGGCGACCTGGTCCAGCGCGGCCACGAGGTGCGCGTCTTCGAGGCGCTGCACGAGCTCGGCGGCGTGCTGGTCTACGGCATTCCGGAATTCCGTCTGCCGAAGGAGATCGTGCGCCAGGACGTCGACTCGCTGCGCGCCATGGGCGTGCAGTTCGAGACCAACGTCGTCGTCGGCCGCACGGTCACGGTCGACGAGCTGATGCAGGAGGAGGGGTACGACGCGATCTTCCTCGCCACCGGCGCCGGGTTGCCGCGTTTCCTCGGCGTGCCGGGCGAGCACCTGAACGGCGTCTACTCGGCCAACGAGTTCCTCACCCGCGTCAACCTGATGAAGGCCTACAAGTTCCCCGAGGCCGACGAGCCGCTCTACGACTGCCGCGGCAAGGACGTGGCGGTGGTGGGCGGTGGCAACACGGCGCTCGACTCGATCCGTACCGCGCTGCGGCTCGGCGCCAAGCATGGCTACATGCTCTACCGCCGCTCGCAGAAGGAGATGCCCGGGCGCGCCGAGGAGATCCACCACGCCGAGCAGGAGGGGGTGGAGTTCCAGTTCCTGGTCAACCCGGTCGAGTTCCTCGGCGACGAGAAGGGCAACCTGGTCGCCGCGCGCTGCCAGCGCATGGAGCTCGGCGAGCCGGACGATTCCGGTCGCCGCAGCCCGGTGCCGATCCCCGGCTCGGAGTTCGACCTGCCGCTCTCGGTGGCGATCATCGCGGTGGGGACCACGGCCAATCCGATCGTGCAGTCGACGACGCCCGACCTCGCGACGACGCGCAAGGGCTACATCACCGCCGACCCGGAGACCCTGCGCACCAGCAAGCCCGGCGTCTTCGCCGGCGGCGACATCGTCACCGGCGCCGCGACGGTGATCCTCGCCATGGGCGCCGGCCGCAAGGCCGCTGCCGGCATCCACGCCTACCTCAGCGATCCCGAAGCCTCCTGGGGCTGA
- a CDS encoding energy transducer TonB, translated as MSSSVLRRVALTAFAGALIVAVSARPALAATQAEKRKADYEAVEKDLRAGNWAAAEKGAATQFKNTMDQYAAEGAADRDLILYTMVRAIAEKGLGRDADANWHWHMAAGLLPILNDADLSPYGAPAKALQKEGLRVRATPKGTRYTKDGPVGDLPGLVAPKPDKDPSPRMPLRLKDEGGFYIVELVVEADGKVSRPLVLSRRGPASLELLALDKLREWVFKPATRDGAAVEVPYLLGVAVGHRPAEIGFENAMD; from the coding sequence ATGAGCTCATCCGTTCTGCGTCGCGTCGCCCTGACGGCGTTCGCCGGCGCCTTGATCGTTGCCGTATCCGCTCGCCCGGCGCTCGCTGCCACCCAGGCGGAGAAGCGCAAGGCCGACTACGAAGCCGTCGAGAAGGACCTGCGTGCCGGCAACTGGGCAGCGGCCGAGAAGGGCGCGGCGACCCAGTTCAAGAACACCATGGACCAGTACGCCGCCGAGGGTGCGGCCGACCGCGACCTGATCCTCTACACCATGGTGCGAGCGATCGCCGAGAAGGGGCTGGGGCGCGATGCCGACGCGAATTGGCACTGGCACATGGCCGCCGGCCTGCTGCCGATCCTCAATGACGCCGATCTCTCCCCCTACGGCGCACCGGCCAAGGCGCTCCAGAAGGAGGGGCTGCGAGTGCGGGCGACGCCGAAGGGCACGCGCTACACCAAGGACGGTCCGGTGGGCGACCTCCCGGGGCTGGTGGCGCCGAAGCCCGACAAGGATCCCTCGCCGCGCATGCCGCTGCGCCTCAAGGACGAAGGGGGCTTCTACATCGTCGAGCTGGTGGTCGAGGCCGACGGCAAGGTGAGCCGGCCGCTGGTGCTGTCGCGGCGCGGGCCCGCCTCCCTCGAATTGCTGGCGCTCGACAAGCTGCGCGAGTGGGTCTTCAAGCCGGCGACGCGCGACGGCGCGGCGGTCGAGGTCCCCTATCTGCTCGGCGTCGCCGTCGGCCATCGCCCGGCGGAGATCGGCTTCGAGAACGCGATGGACTGA
- a CDS encoding AAA family ATPase, with protein sequence MTAELSAAPAATAEDVEQQIARITPKDLFGELRRGVLGQDRALRFVAVAIYKHTTGKVSGNILLIGNSGTGKTTVMNNIQRVYDSVPAFRAFRSMTILNANLLVDSERTEFRPDRMFAAIDQRARTLLGERPSAAALKEAMERATVCIDEIDKMTTVVAGKPNPIGVVLQQGLLTLMEGERVPFRTHVWEGDREREVHLEIDTGRMMFVCGGAFEGLYDQVYNRVSRAGSGERVKSEAIKTADGGVRIESRFALADFLKMKDLFEYGMIPQFMARFDKVIVMNDLSPAVLKEILLHSYDSPFHRSRRYFESLGIDLELEDLAAGLVAEQAAKENRTGARALRDVFSEIVNPLEFEPWGPDAAVKPADGSRARLVLDAARVRESFR encoded by the coding sequence ATGACGGCCGAGCTTTCCGCAGCACCCGCCGCGACGGCGGAAGATGTCGAGCAGCAGATCGCGCGCATCACGCCGAAGGACCTGTTCGGCGAGTTGCGCCGGGGCGTCCTCGGCCAGGACCGGGCGCTGCGCTTCGTCGCGGTGGCCATCTACAAGCACACCACCGGCAAGGTCTCCGGCAACATCCTGCTGATCGGCAACTCCGGTACCGGCAAGACGACGGTGATGAACAACATCCAGCGCGTCTACGACAGCGTGCCGGCGTTCCGCGCCTTCCGTTCGATGACCATCCTCAACGCCAACCTGCTCGTCGATTCGGAGCGCACCGAGTTCCGGCCCGACCGGATGTTCGCCGCCATCGATCAGCGGGCCCGCACCCTGCTCGGGGAGCGGCCGAGCGCCGCGGCGCTCAAGGAGGCGATGGAACGGGCGACGGTGTGCATCGACGAGATCGACAAGATGACCACCGTCGTCGCCGGCAAGCCGAACCCGATCGGCGTGGTGCTGCAGCAGGGGCTGCTCACCCTGATGGAAGGCGAGCGGGTGCCGTTCCGCACCCACGTCTGGGAGGGCGACCGCGAGCGCGAGGTCCACCTCGAGATCGACACCGGCCGGATGATGTTCGTCTGCGGCGGCGCCTTCGAGGGGCTCTACGACCAGGTCTACAACCGGGTCTCGCGGGCCGGCTCGGGTGAGCGGGTCAAGTCCGAAGCGATCAAGACCGCCGACGGCGGGGTGCGCATCGAATCGCGCTTCGCCCTGGCAGACTTCTTGAAGATGAAGGACCTTTTCGAGTACGGCATGATCCCGCAGTTCATGGCGCGCTTCGACAAGGTGATCGTGATGAACGACCTCTCGCCGGCGGTGCTCAAGGAGATCCTGTTGCACTCCTACGACTCGCCGTTCCACCGCTCGCGGCGCTACTTCGAAAGCCTCGGCATCGACCTCGAGCTCGAGGACCTGGCGGCGGGCCTGGTGGCCGAGCAGGCGGCCAAGGAGAACCGCACCGGCGCGCGCGCCCTGCGCGACGTTTTCTCCGAGATCGTCAACCCGCTCGAATTCGAGCCCTGGGGGCCGGATGCAGCGGTCAAGCCGGCCGACGGTTCCCGCGCCCGCCTGGTGCTCGACGCGGCGCGGGTGCGCGAGAGCTTCCGCTGA
- a CDS encoding AAA family ATPase — protein sequence MYLEFYGFREPPFNLTPDPRFLFLSDRHREALDALLFGIRERKGFIQITGEVGAGKTTLCRAALERLGETVHTALVLNPVLTAPQLLRTVLRELGLDPGRADRAACLELLNRFLLERVAVGHDVVLLIDEAQDLSPELLEQVRLLSNLETDQRKLLQIVLVGQPELRDMLDDPGLRQLRQRITVRYHLSSLSRLESEHYIRYRLQVAGSNGRPTFSSWALWRLHRYARGVPRLINAVCDTALLCGYVEGTDDLRLRHVRRAIRELEGKRR from the coding sequence ATGTACCTCGAGTTCTACGGCTTCCGCGAGCCACCCTTCAACCTCACGCCCGATCCGCGCTTCCTCTTCCTCTCGGATCGTCACCGCGAGGCGCTCGATGCGCTGCTCTTCGGCATCCGCGAGCGCAAGGGGTTCATCCAGATCACCGGCGAGGTGGGAGCCGGCAAGACGACACTCTGTCGCGCGGCGCTCGAACGACTGGGCGAGACGGTGCACACCGCCCTCGTTCTCAACCCGGTGCTGACCGCACCGCAACTGCTGCGCACCGTGCTGCGCGAGCTGGGGCTCGACCCGGGGCGCGCCGATCGCGCCGCCTGCCTCGAGCTGCTCAATCGCTTCCTGCTCGAGCGCGTCGCCGTCGGCCACGACGTGGTGCTGCTGATCGACGAGGCGCAGGACCTCTCGCCCGAGCTGCTCGAGCAGGTTCGTCTGCTGTCGAATCTCGAGACCGACCAGCGCAAGCTGCTGCAGATCGTGCTCGTCGGCCAGCCCGAGCTGCGCGACATGCTGGACGACCCGGGGCTCCGGCAGCTGCGCCAGCGCATCACGGTGCGCTACCATCTGTCGTCGCTCTCGCGCCTGGAGTCCGAGCACTACATCCGCTACCGGCTCCAGGTGGCCGGCAGCAACGGACGACCGACCTTCAGCTCGTGGGCACTCTGGCGCCTGCACCGCTATGCGCGGGGGGTGCCGCGGCTGATCAACGCGGTCTGCGACACGGCGCTGCTCTGCGGCTACGTCGAGGGCACCGACGACCTGCGGCTGCGCCATGTCCGGCGCGCCATCCGCGAGCTCGAGGGAAAGAGGCGATGA
- a CDS encoding DUF3592 domain-containing protein: MQFEIRGAGASSGQRGCAGRLGISLFFLVFLGFGVVFGVLMGRSFLASLAMRSWTKVPCTIEASHAEHGSGASDHRAVVRYTYSWNGRPYAGDRLRPGYSGGDDASEAERLVSRYAAGTTVDCLVDPDRPEESALEPGSLLEGLMLLLPLVFAAVGLGGLYFTWRYGEGTTSDRVKQSISQEATRRFSSRGCLIPFFLLFVAVGLGLGYFLLYRPLARLVVARSWTALACVVESSTVRSHEGDDSTTYSVDIVYRYEVGGRTYRGNRYDFLGGSSSGYEAKQRVVDAHPVGATVTCFVDPRDPASSVLQRGWSAKYLLGLLALPFFAGGLFGLWWNLGPGRRQAELPSHRAALKGQAVVAASSPVQLKPAAGPLVRTLGTLFVALFWNGITSVFVVQVVAGWRSGHGDVMLTLFMTPFVLIGLALLVAVPHQILAATNPRPRLELASGRPRLGEIERLDWSFRGSVRRMTSLRLELEGREEATYRRGTSSATDRHVFHSEVLFTSTVAAEMERGSLTFRVPATSMHSFAADHNKIVWTLKLAGEIPRWPDIAEEFTLEVQPQEEVG; this comes from the coding sequence ATGCAGTTCGAGATTCGTGGTGCGGGGGCTTCGAGCGGGCAGCGCGGCTGCGCCGGCCGGTTGGGCATTTCCCTCTTCTTCCTCGTCTTCCTCGGCTTCGGCGTCGTCTTCGGCGTGCTCATGGGGCGGAGCTTCCTCGCCTCGTTGGCGATGCGAAGCTGGACGAAGGTTCCCTGCACCATCGAGGCGAGCCACGCCGAGCACGGGAGCGGCGCGAGCGACCACCGGGCGGTGGTGCGCTACACCTACTCCTGGAACGGGCGGCCCTACGCCGGCGACCGGCTGCGCCCCGGCTACAGCGGCGGCGACGACGCGAGCGAGGCCGAGCGACTCGTCTCCCGCTACGCGGCCGGAACGACGGTCGACTGCCTGGTCGATCCCGATCGCCCGGAAGAGTCGGCGCTCGAGCCCGGCTCGCTGCTCGAGGGGCTGATGCTCCTCCTCCCGCTGGTCTTCGCGGCGGTCGGGCTGGGTGGCCTGTATTTCACCTGGCGCTACGGAGAGGGGACGACGAGCGATCGCGTCAAGCAGTCGATCTCCCAGGAGGCGACGCGACGCTTCTCCTCCCGCGGCTGCCTGATCCCGTTCTTTCTTCTGTTCGTCGCCGTCGGCCTCGGTCTCGGCTACTTCCTGCTCTACCGCCCGCTCGCCCGGCTGGTCGTCGCCCGCTCCTGGACGGCGCTTGCGTGCGTCGTCGAGTCGAGCACCGTGCGCTCGCACGAGGGCGACGATTCGACGACCTACAGCGTCGACATCGTTTACCGCTACGAGGTCGGCGGCCGGACCTATCGCGGCAACCGCTACGACTTCCTTGGCGGTTCGAGCAGCGGCTACGAGGCCAAGCAGCGGGTCGTCGACGCGCACCCGGTGGGAGCGACAGTGACCTGCTTCGTCGATCCGCGGGATCCGGCCTCGTCGGTGCTACAGCGCGGCTGGAGCGCCAAGTACCTGCTCGGGCTTCTCGCCCTGCCGTTCTTTGCCGGCGGGCTCTTCGGCCTGTGGTGGAACCTCGGCCCGGGGCGCCGCCAGGCGGAGCTGCCGAGCCACCGCGCGGCGCTGAAAGGGCAGGCCGTCGTCGCCGCTTCCTCCCCGGTGCAGCTCAAGCCGGCGGCCGGTCCGCTGGTCCGCACGCTCGGCACCCTCTTCGTGGCTCTCTTCTGGAACGGCATCACCTCGGTCTTCGTCGTCCAGGTCGTCGCCGGGTGGCGCAGCGGCCACGGCGACGTGATGCTGACGCTCTTCATGACGCCGTTCGTGCTGATCGGCCTGGCCCTGCTCGTCGCCGTGCCGCACCAGATTCTCGCTGCGACCAATCCGCGTCCGCGCCTCGAGCTCGCGAGCGGGCGGCCGCGGCTCGGCGAGATTGAGCGGCTCGACTGGTCGTTCCGCGGCAGCGTGCGGCGGATGACGAGCCTGCGGCTGGAGCTCGAAGGGCGCGAGGAGGCGACCTACCGGCGCGGCACCTCGAGTGCCACCGACCGGCACGTCTTCCATAGCGAGGTGCTCTTCACCTCGACGGTCGCTGCCGAGATGGAGCGGGGCAGTCTCACCTTCCGCGTGCCGGCGACCTCGATGCACTCCTTCGCGGCCGATCACAACAAGATCGTCTGGACGCTGAAGCTCGCCGGCGAGATCCCACGCTGGCCCGACATCGCCGAAGAGTTCACCCTCGAAGTGCAGCCGCAGGAGGAGGTCGGATGA